A stretch of Haloplasma contractile SSD-17B DNA encodes these proteins:
- the wecB gene encoding non-hydrolyzing UDP-N-acetylglucosamine 2-epimerase, protein MKKLKVMTVVGTRPEIIRLSAVINKLEESDAIEHILVHTGQNYDYELNEVFFKDFNLRKPDYFLNAATGAAMETIGNILIKIDPIMEEVKPDAFLVLGDTNSCLCAIAAKKKKIPIFHMEAGNRCYDQRVPEETNRKIVDHISDINLTYSDIAREYLLREGLPADRIIKTGSPMFEVINNRKNDIEKSDVLQRLDLKEEHYFVVSAHREENINSEQNFLNLVDSLNAIAEKYKMPVIISTHPRTRKMIEVKGIKFNSLVKTMKPLGFNDYIKLQACAIAVLSDSGTISEESSILGFRALNIRQAHERPEAMEEAAAMMIGLKKERILQGLEILTTQENDTLRLVADYSIPNVSDKVLRIILSYTDYVNRVVWRIFK, encoded by the coding sequence ATGAAAAAACTAAAAGTGATGACAGTGGTAGGAACTAGACCAGAAATAATTCGATTATCAGCTGTAATTAATAAATTAGAAGAATCTGACGCAATTGAACACATACTTGTTCATACAGGACAGAATTATGACTATGAACTTAATGAAGTATTTTTTAAAGATTTTAACTTAAGAAAGCCTGATTATTTTCTCAATGCAGCTACTGGGGCAGCAATGGAAACAATAGGTAACATTCTTATAAAAATTGATCCCATTATGGAAGAAGTAAAACCTGATGCGTTCTTAGTGCTAGGAGATACTAACAGTTGTTTATGTGCAATAGCTGCTAAGAAAAAGAAAATTCCAATATTTCATATGGAAGCAGGAAATAGATGTTATGATCAAAGGGTACCTGAAGAAACAAATAGAAAAATAGTAGATCACATCTCAGATATAAATCTTACCTATAGTGATATTGCAAGAGAATATCTATTAAGAGAAGGATTGCCTGCAGACCGTATCATTAAAACTGGAAGTCCCATGTTTGAGGTTATTAACAATAGAAAAAATGATATAGAAAAATCAGACGTTTTACAGCGATTAGATCTAAAAGAAGAACATTACTTTGTCGTTTCAGCACATAGAGAAGAAAATATTAACTCTGAACAAAATTTTTTAAATTTAGTCGATAGTTTAAATGCAATAGCTGAAAAATATAAAATGCCTGTTATTATTAGTACACATCCAAGAACTAGAAAAATGATTGAAGTAAAAGGAATTAAATTCAATTCATTAGTTAAGACAATGAAACCTTTAGGTTTTAATGATTATATAAAACTACAAGCTTGTGCTATAGCAGTTCTCAGTGATAGTGGAACTATAAGTGAAGAGTCATCTATACTTGGATTTAGGGCACTAAACATAAGACAAGCCCATGAAAGACCAGAAGCTATGGAAGAAGCAGCTGCAATGATGATCGGATTAAAGAAAGAAAGGATTCTACAAGGGTTAGAAATATTGACTACACAAGAGAACGATACCTTAAGATTAGTGGCAGATTATAGTATCCCAAATGTTTCAGATAAGGTGCTGAGGATTATATTATCCTATACTGACTATGTAAACAGAGTTGTTTGGAGGATTTTTAAATGA
- a CDS encoding glycosyltransferase family 4 protein produces MNILWIINLPLPEASNLMNKEVIPFGGWLVNASDFLSKSNNVNLTIAFPHKDVSGYKVIEGKRITYYAFSANTNNRKISDTKKLLSILNHAKPDIVHIQGTEYPHSLAFLQLCKERKLKHVISIQGLTSIIAKHYLSNLPLSAIKKITTRDFIKQDNILQQQEKFRQRGLFEIEALSIADNIIGRTTWDKACTTQVNPYASYYKCNETLRNEFYKNEWSLKECEKYSIFISQAYYPIKGLHNMLDALFILKKKYPSVKLYVAGHNFLKSDTIRDKLRHTSYAKYIIKLVHKHDLENHVCFTGVLNEKEMCERFLNSHTFINPSTIENESNSVSEAKLLGVPTIASYVGGVTDRIKSGYDGYLYQHDAPYMLAFYVDKIFSNDKLALELSENARLSALKIHNRKENTEQLLNIYNNIFEKKVKK; encoded by the coding sequence ATGAATATTTTATGGATTATAAATTTACCACTACCAGAAGCTAGTAATTTAATGAATAAAGAAGTAATTCCGTTTGGTGGATGGTTGGTGAATGCATCTGATTTTTTATCGAAAAGTAATAATGTTAACCTAACAATTGCATTTCCACATAAAGATGTGAGTGGATATAAAGTTATTGAGGGGAAAAGAATAACTTATTACGCATTTTCAGCTAATACTAACAATAGAAAAATTTCAGATACTAAAAAACTATTATCAATTCTTAATCATGCTAAGCCAGATATTGTTCATATCCAGGGAACTGAATATCCGCACAGTTTAGCATTTTTACAATTATGTAAGGAAAGAAAATTAAAACATGTTATCTCAATACAAGGATTAACATCAATTATTGCGAAACATTATTTATCAAATCTACCACTTTCAGCAATAAAAAAAATTACGACTAGAGATTTTATTAAGCAAGATAATATATTACAACAACAAGAGAAGTTTAGACAAAGAGGTTTATTTGAAATAGAAGCATTGTCGATTGCTGATAACATAATAGGAAGAACAACATGGGATAAAGCATGTACTACTCAAGTTAACCCGTATGCGAGTTATTATAAATGTAATGAAACTCTCAGAAATGAGTTTTATAAAAATGAATGGTCACTAAAAGAATGTGAGAAATATTCGATATTTATTAGTCAAGCATATTATCCGATAAAGGGTCTTCATAATATGTTAGATGCTTTATTCATCCTAAAGAAGAAATATCCCAGTGTGAAATTATATGTAGCCGGTCACAATTTCTTGAAATCTGATACGATTAGAGATAAACTTCGTCATACATCTTATGCAAAATATATAATCAAACTTGTCCATAAACACGATTTAGAAAATCATGTTTGCTTTACTGGAGTTTTAAATGAGAAGGAAATGTGCGAAAGATTTTTGAATTCACATACCTTTATTAATCCATCAACTATAGAAAATGAATCTAATTCTGTGAGTGAAGCAAAGCTTCTTGGTGTCCCAACAATCGCATCTTATGTTGGAGGAGTAACTGATAGAATTAAGAGTGGATACGATGGCTATTTGTATCAGCATGATGCCCCTTATATGTTAGCATTCTATGTGGATAAAATATTTTCTAATGATAAACTCGCACTGGAACTTTCAGAAAATGCTAGATTAAGTGCTTTGAAAATTCACAATCGTAAAGAAAATACTGAACAATTATTAAATATATATAACAATATATTCGAAAAGAAGGTAAAGAAGTGA
- a CDS encoding glycosyltransferase family 4 protein: protein MNILVVSQYYHPEPFRITDICESLVKKDHNVTVLTGLPNYPEGKVLPEYKFGKNRYEIINGVIIKRTFEIGRGNCKSKLFLNYFSFSISASIKAYFTKDKYDVILFNQLSPIMSGIPALVYKKRHKKKILLYCLDLWPASLAAGGLKKDSIIYNLFHRISKFIYKSADKITVTSSMFKQYFENTLEINSNDIDHLPQYAEDLFSEKYFSENNSTYAKNTYDFVFAGNIGDMQSVETIIKAAYELKDYKNIIFHIVGDGSKLNQCKKLIKTLSLKSVKLYGRRPLSDMPKFYSKADAMLVTLKDNDNISNTLPGKIQSYMAFGKPIIGAINGEGQKVIQDSECGFCCDAEDYKSLAKLILKFSKVDNKEILSKNSYNYYNEKYNKEIFIKKLEEALIELEDK, encoded by the coding sequence ATGAATATTTTGGTTGTTTCACAATATTATCATCCTGAGCCTTTTAGAATAACAGATATATGTGAGTCACTTGTAAAAAAAGATCATAACGTTACAGTTTTAACTGGTCTTCCTAACTATCCAGAAGGTAAAGTACTACCAGAGTATAAGTTTGGAAAGAATAGATATGAAATTATAAATGGTGTAATAATTAAAAGAACATTCGAAATTGGAAGAGGAAATTGTAAGTCTAAATTATTTTTGAATTATTTTAGTTTTTCAATATCGGCTAGTATAAAAGCTTATTTTACAAAAGATAAATATGATGTAATTTTATTCAATCAATTATCACCTATTATGAGTGGGATTCCAGCGCTTGTTTATAAAAAAAGACATAAGAAAAAAATACTTTTATATTGTTTGGACTTATGGCCTGCTAGTTTAGCTGCAGGTGGACTAAAAAAAGATTCTATTATATACAATTTATTTCATAGAATATCGAAATTTATTTATAAGTCTGCAGATAAAATCACAGTTACTTCAAGCATGTTTAAGCAGTATTTTGAAAATACTTTAGAAATAAATTCAAATGATATTGACCATTTACCACAGTATGCTGAAGATTTATTTTCTGAAAAATATTTCTCGGAAAACAATAGTACATATGCAAAAAACACTTATGATTTTGTTTTTGCAGGAAACATAGGAGATATGCAAAGTGTAGAAACTATAATAAAAGCAGCTTATGAATTAAAGGACTATAAGAATATTATTTTTCATATCGTAGGAGACGGTTCTAAATTAAATCAATGCAAGAAACTAATAAAAACCCTATCATTAAAAAGTGTCAAACTTTACGGAAGAAGACCATTAAGTGATATGCCCAAATTTTATAGCAAAGCAGATGCGATGCTAGTGACTTTAAAAGATAATGATAATATATCAAATACTTTACCAGGAAAAATTCAATCTTATATGGCTTTTGGAAAACCGATAATAGGTGCAATTAATGGCGAGGGTCAAAAAGTAATACAAGACTCTGAATGTGGTTTTTGTTGTGATGCAGAAGATTATAAATCATTAGCCAAACTTATATTAAAGTTTAGCAAAGTGGATAATAAAGAAATATTAAGTAAAAATTCTTACAACTATTACAATGAAAAGTATAATAAAGAAATATTTATAAAAAAGTTAGAAGAAGCATTAATAGAATTGGAGGATAAATAA
- a CDS encoding glycosyltransferase encodes MKIMVFDVPAESGGALTILKQYYDAAIKDKDSEWIFVVSTPNLNEYENIKVLNYPWIKKSWFHRLYFDNFVAHKLVENYDVDEVLSLQNILVPKVKIRQTLYLHQSLPFAEKRYGVTENFKFWVYQNIISKMIFKSIRKADKVIVQSKWIIDAVIKKTRISKKKLVLKQPEIKVEIKKQYKPSKSNIKLFFYPAGSMIYKNHDAIVKACKLLHDKKINNFKVVFTLNGYENSHISSLKAFIDNENLPIDFIGMISIEKVYDFYSKSVLLFPSFIETFGLPLLEAKMHQTPIIASDCAFSREILDDYNRVEFFDPFNSVNLSEKMLTLLNK; translated from the coding sequence ATGAAAATAATGGTCTTTGATGTTCCAGCCGAAAGTGGTGGAGCATTAACGATACTTAAACAATATTATGATGCTGCAATAAAGGATAAAGATAGTGAATGGATTTTTGTTGTTAGTACACCAAACTTAAATGAGTACGAAAATATTAAAGTTTTAAACTACCCTTGGATAAAAAAGAGTTGGTTTCATAGGTTGTATTTTGATAATTTTGTAGCACACAAACTTGTAGAAAATTATGATGTAGATGAAGTATTATCTTTACAAAATATTCTTGTTCCTAAAGTTAAGATAAGGCAAACATTATATTTACATCAGTCATTACCTTTTGCTGAAAAAAGGTATGGTGTAACTGAAAATTTTAAATTTTGGGTTTATCAAAATATAATCAGTAAAATGATTTTTAAATCAATAAGGAAAGCTGATAAAGTAATTGTTCAGAGCAAATGGATTATAGATGCTGTGATAAAGAAAACTAGAATTAGTAAAAAAAAGCTAGTACTGAAACAACCAGAAATTAAGGTAGAGATAAAAAAACAATATAAACCAAGTAAATCAAACATAAAACTTTTTTTCTACCCGGCAGGCAGTATGATTTATAAGAATCATGATGCTATAGTGAAAGCATGTAAGCTACTTCATGATAAAAAGATAAATAACTTTAAAGTAGTATTCACTTTAAATGGTTATGAGAACAGTCATATATCAAGTCTAAAGGCATTTATTGATAATGAAAATTTACCCATTGATTTTATAGGTATGATTAGTATTGAAAAAGTATATGATTTTTACTCAAAATCAGTTTTGTTATTTCCATCATTTATCGAGACTTTTGGTTTGCCTTTATTAGAAGCTAAAATGCATCAAACCCCTATTATTGCTTCAGACTGTGCATTTTCTCGTGAAATCTTGGATGATTATAATAGAGTCGAATTTTTTGATCCTTTTAATAGTGTGAATTTATCAGAAAAAATGCTAACACTTTTAAATAAGTAA
- a CDS encoding capsular polysaccharide biosynthesis protein CapF — translation MRILVTGSKGFISKNLIAELKNFGYKHVYEYDRDTEPSLLNEYCEKADFVFHLAGVNRPKEQSEFMEGNFGFTSILLKTLKKYKNTCPVMISSSIQAELDNPYGKSKKAGEDLLFNYSKETGAKVLVYRFPNVFGKWCKPNYNSAVATFCHNVAHDLPITVNDRSVIMNLVYIDDVVIELIGALKGNEHTDGDYCVIPKVHTITLGEIVDLIYNFKNSRQDRSIPNMSDQFTKKLYSTYLSYLPKDSFSYELRMNKDNRGSFTEFLKTQDRGQVSVNVSKPGITKGNHWHHTKNEKFLVVSGNGVIRFRKIISNEIIEYFVSGDKLEVVDIPTGYTHNIENLGETDMVTIMWANECFDPENPDTYYLEVKL, via the coding sequence ATGAGAATTTTAGTCACCGGATCTAAAGGATTTATTAGCAAAAACCTTATCGCTGAATTAAAGAATTTTGGTTATAAACATGTATATGAGTATGATAGAGATACTGAACCATCATTATTAAATGAATATTGTGAAAAGGCAGACTTTGTATTCCATCTAGCTGGTGTGAATCGCCCTAAAGAGCAATCGGAATTTATGGAAGGAAACTTTGGTTTTACATCAATTCTTCTAAAAACTTTAAAAAAATATAAAAATACTTGTCCAGTAATGATTTCATCATCTATTCAGGCTGAGTTAGACAATCCTTATGGAAAGAGTAAGAAGGCTGGAGAAGACTTATTGTTTAATTATAGTAAGGAAACTGGAGCAAAAGTTCTAGTGTACCGATTCCCTAATGTGTTTGGTAAATGGTGTAAGCCAAATTATAACAGTGCCGTAGCAACATTTTGTCATAATGTTGCACACGACTTACCGATTACTGTAAATGATCGAAGTGTGATTATGAATTTAGTATATATTGATGATGTAGTAATAGAACTCATAGGAGCACTAAAAGGAAATGAGCATACCGATGGAGATTATTGCGTAATTCCTAAGGTACATACGATTACTCTTGGTGAAATCGTTGATTTAATATACAACTTTAAAAATTCTCGACAGGATCGTTCTATACCGAATATGTCAGATCAATTTACGAAAAAACTTTACAGTACTTATTTAAGTTATTTACCAAAAGATAGCTTTAGTTATGAACTAAGAATGAATAAAGATAACAGAGGTTCATTTACAGAATTCTTAAAGACACAAGATAGAGGACAGGTATCTGTGAACGTATCGAAACCAGGTATAACTAAAGGTAATCACTGGCATCATACAAAAAATGAGAAATTTCTTGTTGTGAGTGGTAATGGAGTTATAAGATTTAGAAAAATTATTTCTAATGAAATTATTGAATACTTTGTAAGTGGAGATAAATTAGAAGTAGTAGATATTCCAACTGGATACACACACAATATAGAAAATTTAGGAGAAACAGATATGGTCACAATTATGTGGGCAAATGAGTGCTTTGATCCTGAAAATCCAGATACATATTACTTGGAGGTTAAATTATGA
- a CDS encoding polysaccharide biosynthesis protein, whose product MFNGKTLLITGGTGSFGNAVMNRFLDTNIKEIRIFSRDEKKQDDVRKLYKNDKLKFYIGDVRDLESIKNAIHGVDYIFHAAALKQVPSCEFFPLEAVKTNVIGTDNVLNAAIERNVGKVICLSTDKAAYPINAMGISKAMMEKVFVAKSKTVLSDETLICGTRYGNVMASRGSVIPLFIDQIKNGQPITVTDPNMTRFLMSLEEAVELVVFAFQNAKPGDIMVQKAPASTIGDLAQAIKELFNVDNEIKIIGTRHGEKLYETLLTKEEHVVAQDLEGFYRVPADKRDLNYDKYFVKGDEKLSSEQEYNSHNTERLNIDQIKEKLLELDYVQKELKGWNK is encoded by the coding sequence ATGTTTAATGGTAAGACATTATTAATTACAGGTGGCACAGGATCTTTTGGGAATGCAGTTATGAACCGATTTTTAGATACTAATATTAAAGAAATACGTATATTCTCTCGTGATGAGAAAAAACAAGATGATGTGCGCAAACTCTATAAAAATGATAAATTAAAATTCTATATTGGTGATGTACGTGATTTGGAGAGCATTAAAAATGCAATTCATGGAGTCGACTATATTTTTCATGCAGCAGCATTAAAGCAAGTACCTTCATGTGAATTTTTCCCATTAGAAGCAGTAAAAACAAATGTTATTGGTACTGACAATGTATTAAATGCAGCAATTGAACGAAATGTTGGAAAAGTAATATGCTTGTCTACAGATAAGGCTGCTTATCCTATTAATGCTATGGGAATATCAAAAGCAATGATGGAAAAGGTTTTTGTCGCTAAATCAAAGACTGTATTATCTGATGAAACTCTTATTTGTGGAACTCGTTATGGGAATGTAATGGCTTCAAGAGGATCTGTTATACCATTATTTATTGACCAGATTAAAAATGGACAACCTATCACGGTAACAGATCCTAATATGACGAGATTCCTAATGAGTTTAGAAGAGGCTGTAGAACTTGTTGTTTTCGCATTCCAAAATGCAAAACCAGGTGATATCATGGTTCAAAAAGCACCAGCATCTACAATTGGTGATTTAGCACAGGCAATTAAAGAATTATTTAATGTGGATAATGAAATTAAAATTATAGGAACCCGACATGGAGAAAAGTTATATGAAACACTTCTTACTAAAGAAGAGCACGTTGTTGCACAAGATTTAGAAGGGTTTTATAGAGTACCAGCTGATAAAAGGGATCTAAATTACGACAAATATTTTGTTAAAGGTGATGAAAAATTATCCTCTGAACAGGAGTATAACTCTCATAACACTGAAAGATTAAACATAGATCAAATTAAAGAAAAATTATTAGAACTTGATTATGTTCAGAAAGAGTTAAAAGGGTGGAATAAGTAA
- a CDS encoding glycosyltransferase, with product MKIVHVALCGPVTDYWTYQDNLLPKYHKINNHEVVMITSKYIYNSNGNLILDDRDSYINENEIKTIRIKIKNDKPFHYRFKKYINLYNTLEKESPEIIFIHGVQFLDIYTIIKYLKKHPDVKVFVDNHADFSNSATNFFSRNFLHKILWRFTAKMIEPYTNVFYGVLPARADFLHDVYKIPTKKIKLLVMGADDEKVLEATSESVKKSIRKKFKIEPTDFLIVTGGKIDQAKKQTILLMKAVKELGIENVKLIVFGSIISKLEDEVNNIVDGKKIQYVGWVEPEESYKYFGSADLVVFPGRHSVFWEQVVALGIPLIVKHWEGTDHINLGENCRFLYEDSISEIKNIVEELIIDKDKYNKMKLFAENHAAHNFLYSKIAKKSIELN from the coding sequence ATGAAAATAGTACATGTAGCATTATGTGGTCCTGTTACAGATTATTGGACATATCAAGATAATTTATTACCAAAATATCATAAGATTAATAACCATGAAGTTGTAATGATAACATCAAAATACATTTACAACTCAAATGGTAATTTGATTCTAGATGATAGAGACTCTTATATCAATGAAAATGAAATAAAGACAATTAGAATAAAAATAAAAAATGATAAACCCTTTCATTATAGGTTCAAAAAATACATAAACTTGTATAACACTTTAGAAAAAGAATCTCCAGAAATAATTTTTATTCACGGTGTTCAATTTTTAGATATTTATACAATTATAAAGTACTTGAAAAAGCATCCAGATGTTAAAGTATTTGTCGACAATCATGCAGATTTCTCTAATAGTGCTACTAATTTCTTTTCACGTAATTTTTTGCATAAGATCCTTTGGCGTTTTACTGCTAAAATGATAGAACCTTATACAAATGTTTTTTATGGTGTCTTACCTGCAAGAGCAGATTTTTTGCACGATGTATACAAAATTCCAACTAAAAAAATAAAATTATTAGTTATGGGTGCGGATGATGAAAAGGTCCTTGAAGCAACCAGTGAATCTGTAAAAAAAAGCATTAGGAAAAAATTTAAAATAGAGCCAACAGATTTTTTAATTGTAACTGGTGGCAAAATTGATCAAGCAAAGAAACAAACTATACTATTAATGAAAGCAGTTAAAGAATTAGGAATAGAAAATGTAAAATTAATTGTATTTGGATCAATTATAAGTAAATTGGAAGACGAAGTTAATAATATTGTTGATGGTAAAAAAATTCAATATGTAGGATGGGTTGAACCAGAAGAAAGTTATAAATATTTCGGTTCTGCAGATTTAGTTGTTTTTCCAGGTAGACATTCAGTTTTTTGGGAGCAAGTTGTTGCTTTGGGAATCCCCTTGATAGTTAAACACTGGGAAGGGACGGATCACATTAATCTAGGTGAGAATTGTAGATTTTTGTATGAGGATTCTATCAGTGAAATAAAAAATATTGTAGAAGAATTGATAATTGACAAAGATAAATATAATAAAATGAAATTATTTGCTGAAAATCATGCAGCTCATAATTTTTTGTATTCTAAAATTGCAAAAAAAAGTATTGAACTCAATTAA
- a CDS encoding glycosyltransferase codes for MNILYVSTLCSDVRFKKIFENSEIKPQQQSQKFHDLLSKGAAKSVKSVHVMSRPPINPTTNRSLKLLNNIEVNENITYQYLKIFYNPIFRHIHIFITGFINTLKWIFKNRGEERIIVCDILNLSISLSALFASKITGVKNVAIVTDIPSYMRNYNSGKRSFFKKITSSIYTKLSQYFVKKYDVYTILTYQMNDFINPNKKPYLVIEGMVDFNMCKVSNSLYDKYKEQIIMYAGSLKEKAGIRKLIEAFIMLNNDNARLWLYGSGEMEDDIKEYEKRDNRIKYFGVVPNDTIVKEQLKVTLLVNPRPSDEEFTKYSFPSKNMEYMVSGTPILTTPLPGMPKEYYEYVLLFHDESTEGMTKTLDDILKSDEKDLHKKGKLAKSFVLENKNNIIQANKIINLTTKKEYLI; via the coding sequence ATGAATATCTTATATGTTTCAACATTATGCTCTGATGTGAGGTTTAAAAAAATATTTGAAAATAGTGAAATTAAACCACAGCAACAATCCCAGAAATTTCATGATTTATTAAGTAAAGGTGCAGCTAAATCAGTTAAAAGTGTTCATGTGATGTCTAGACCACCAATTAATCCCACTACAAATAGGAGTCTTAAACTACTTAATAATATTGAAGTGAATGAAAATATTACTTATCAGTATTTAAAGATTTTCTACAATCCAATCTTTAGACACATACATATTTTTATTACCGGTTTTATTAATACACTAAAATGGATTTTCAAAAATAGAGGTGAAGAAAGAATAATAGTTTGCGATATATTAAATCTATCAATCTCTCTTTCAGCTTTATTTGCATCAAAAATTACTGGAGTTAAGAATGTCGCAATTGTTACGGATATACCTAGCTATATGCGAAATTATAATAGTGGTAAAAGATCATTTTTTAAAAAAATAACTTCTTCTATTTATACAAAGTTGAGTCAATATTTTGTAAAAAAATATGATGTATATACTATATTAACATATCAGATGAATGATTTTATTAATCCCAATAAAAAGCCGTATTTAGTTATTGAAGGGATGGTTGACTTTAATATGTGTAAAGTTTCAAATTCTTTATATGACAAATATAAAGAACAAATAATAATGTATGCGGGCTCACTCAAAGAAAAAGCTGGTATAAGAAAATTAATTGAAGCTTTTATAATGTTAAATAATGATAATGCAAGATTGTGGTTATATGGTTCAGGAGAAATGGAAGATGATATTAAAGAATATGAAAAGAGAGATAATAGGATTAAATATTTTGGTGTTGTTCCCAACGATACTATAGTAAAGGAGCAATTAAAAGTGACATTGCTTGTTAATCCTAGACCTTCTGATGAAGAGTTTACAAAGTATTCATTTCCATCAAAAAATATGGAATATATGGTATCTGGAACACCAATATTAACAACACCTCTTCCTGGTATGCCTAAAGAATATTATGAATATGTGCTTTTATTTCATGATGAATCTACTGAAGGAATGACTAAAACCCTTGACGATATTCTAAAGAGTGATGAGAAAGATTTACACAAAAAAGGTAAGCTAGCCAAGAGTTTTGTTTTAGAAAACAAAAATAATATAATACAAGCAAATAAAATAATTAATTTAACAACTAAAAAGGAATATCTAATATGA